From the genome of Anopheles moucheti chromosome 3, idAnoMoucSN_F20_07, whole genome shotgun sequence, one region includes:
- the LOC128305021 gene encoding uncharacterized protein LOC128305021 codes for MRMDVFRWLPGACGSLGPALIPPAHIAVLWYFWQNYSRFVDKRFCSCSCWDTVFKGTYESGIASYKHMYFNATQNTMKMWLLIVVGVIALYECTKHLVQLLLQCKVRYTMIVLFLLSIFSHYYAWWAYLNYYNDEYYHQWNHQLFFTITELISTSVVLHLANVENQVTARKTLSIVGIALLHILASGVDQFISNVFRGEGYPHQVVRDLGFMIPDVMHLLLPLWLLRQTRLESFSTRPFYRDRNLRRDVVLMFFVVTVLFTICSFL; via the exons ATGAGGATGGACGTGTTTCGATGGCTGCCCGGTGCCTGCGGAAGTCTCGGCCCGGCCCTTATACCACCGGCCCACATTGCCGTGCTGTGGTACTTCTGGCAGAATTACTCCCGGTTCGTCGACAAGCGGTTCTGTTCCTGCTCCTGCTGGGATACGGTATTCAAAG GAACGTATGAGTCGGGCATTGCCTCATACAAACACATGTACTTCAATGCGACCCAGAACACGATGAAGATGTGGCTGCTGATCGTGGTTGGTGTGATCGCACTGTACGAGTGTACGAAACATTTGGTGCAATTACTGCTACAGTGCAAGGTGCGCTACACGATGATCGTGCTGTTCCTGTTGTCAATCTTCTCGCATTACTACGCGTGGTGGGCGTATCTCAATTATTACAACGACGAGTACTACCACCAGTGGAACCATCAGTTATTCTTCACC ATCACCGAGCTCATATCAACCAGTGTCGTACTGCATTTAGCCAACGTAGAAAATCAGGTTACCGCCCGTAAAACACTTAGCATTGTCGGCATAGCGTTGCTACACATCCTGGCCAGCGGTGTCGATCAGTTCATATCAAACGTGTTCCGAGGGGAAGGTTATCCACATCAG GTCGTGCGGGATCTTGGCTTTATGATACCGGACGTGATGCATCTGTTACTTCCACTGTGGTTGCTGCGTCAAACTCGCCTCGAAAGCTTCAGCACGCGACCATTCTACCGTGATCGTAACTTGCGCCGGGACGTCGTGCTGATGTTCTTCGTCGTTACAGTATTATTCACCATCTGTTCATTTCTCTAG